Proteins encoded within one genomic window of Haematobia irritans isolate KBUSLIRL chromosome 5, ASM5000362v1, whole genome shotgun sequence:
- the LOC142239194 gene encoding uncharacterized protein LOC142239194 isoform X1 — MHFFVQIKTKLFYITIMFYINISLVVYSFLLSMIFGAPINSNGDVLIQIDDLNNKDMQRLRRDLTLEINAAEANEPVDKDYDMELAEVHLFRPVFSIRSSYLRRGG, encoded by the exons atgcattttttcgttcaaataaaaaccaaattatttTACATTACA ataatgttttatataaatatttctttggTAGTGTACTCCTTCCTTTTGTCTATGATATTCGGAGCTCCTATAAATTCCAATGGTGATGTTTTGATACAAATCGATGACTTGAATAATAAGGATATGCAAAGATTAAGACGTGATTTGACTTTAGAAATCAATGCAGCTGAGGCCAATGAACCTGTGGACAAGGATTATGATATGGAATTGGCTGAGGTACATTTATTTCGTCCGGTATTTAGTATTCGTTCTTCATATTTGCGAAGAGGTGGATAA
- the LOC142239194 gene encoding uncharacterized protein LOC142239194 isoform X2 has protein sequence MFYINISLVVYSFLLSMIFGAPINSNGDVLIQIDDLNNKDMQRLRRDLTLEINAAEANEPVDKDYDMELAEVHLFRPVFSIRSSYLRRGG, from the coding sequence atgttttatataaatatttctttggTAGTGTACTCCTTCCTTTTGTCTATGATATTCGGAGCTCCTATAAATTCCAATGGTGATGTTTTGATACAAATCGATGACTTGAATAATAAGGATATGCAAAGATTAAGACGTGATTTGACTTTAGAAATCAATGCAGCTGAGGCCAATGAACCTGTGGACAAGGATTATGATATGGAATTGGCTGAGGTACATTTATTTCGTCCGGTATTTAGTATTCGTTCTTCATATTTGCGAAGAGGTGGATAA